One genomic segment of Gossypium arboreum isolate Shixiya-1 chromosome 3, ASM2569848v2, whole genome shotgun sequence includes these proteins:
- the LOC128290603 gene encoding uncharacterized protein LOC128290603: MTPYEALYGKKCGTPLCWTELSENKLVGSKLIRETGEKVKMINDKLKAASNRQKSYANLKRKDIECEVGDNLSQSISTEKSLEIWQKKKVNSEVIKRIGLVAYRLALPPDLAKIHNLFLVSMLRRYRSNPLHVITTKTIDIQSDLTFDEEPVKILARAIKELGNK; the protein is encoded by the coding sequence ATGAcaccatatgaggcactttatggaaAGAAGTGTGGAACTCCTCTttgttggaccgaacttagtgaaaatAAATTAGTGGGATCGAAATTAATAAGAGAAACAGGAGAAAAGGTGAAGATGATCAATGATAAATTGAAAGCTGCTTCAaatagacaaaagtcgtatgcaaatTTGAAGAGGAAAGATATTGAGTGTGAAGTTGGAGACAATCTTTCTCAAAGTATCTCTACAGAAAAAAGTCTTGAGATTTGgcaaaaaaagaaagttaattcCGAGGTCATCAAGCGTATTGGTCTAGTAGCCTATAGATTAGCTCTGCCACCAGATTTGGCTAAAATCCATAATCTGTTCCTTGTATCGATGTTGAGGAGATACAGATCCAATCCCTTACATGTCATTACAACTAAGACCATTGATATTCAATCTGATTTAACATTCGATGAGGAACCGGTGAAAATTTTAGCTCGAGCAATCAAAGAGTTGGGAAACAAATAA